Proteins encoded in a region of the Benincasa hispida cultivar B227 chromosome 2, ASM972705v1, whole genome shotgun sequence genome:
- the LOC120071773 gene encoding histone H2B.4-like codes for MTSFISDIFEKLAQESSKLARYNKKPTITSRGIQMAVRLVLPAVSKEKEQLKSRGSAVTTQIQKLGEFYPTEAEHDVNIIY; via the exons ATGACCAGTTTCATCAGCGATATTTTCGAGAAACTTGCTCAGGAATCCTCTAAGCTCGCTCGCTACAACAAGAAGCCGACTATCACCTCTCGAGGGATCCAAATGGCAGTGCGTCTTGTTCTTCCCG CTGTCAGCAAAGAAAAAGAGCAACTGAAGTCAAGAGGAAGTGCCGTAACTACTCAAATTCAGAAGCTAGGAGAATTCTATCCTACTGAAGCTGAACATGACGTTAATATCATTTATTAA
- the LOC120070624 gene encoding NADPH-dependent oxidoreductase 2-alkenal reductase-like, which translates to MEEAMKNNSFITIKHHINGFPVESDFELKSHPLRLSAQPGSADIVLKNLSVSVDPYQINRMKTHSPSHTVSSVTPYIIPGQVIDVHGVAEVMDSDDSEFQKGDFVKGIIHWAQYSVVKAGESALMKLDTMEFPLTYYLGILGTSGLSAYAGLFDVGNVKEGDNVFVSAASGSVGNLVGQFAKLQGCYVVGSAGSNQKVALLKEKLGFDEAFNYNQQKDLKSTLPMYFPNGIDIYFDNVGDEMLEAVIANMNPFGRVVVCGVISEYTKSTKGKGGTINMMDIVYKRIKIQGFLVSDYLNVFQDFKSKTAGYLRSGEMKAVEDISEGLHNIPSAFIGLFHGNNIGKKIVKLA; encoded by the exons ATGGAAGAAGCAATGAAGAACAACAGCTTCATAACAATAAAACATCACATCAACGGCTTCCCGGTTGAGTCTGATTTCGAGCTCAAATCTCATCCTCTTCGTCTCTCCGCCCAGCCCGGTTCCGCCGACATCGTCCTTAAAAATCTCTCTGTCTCCGTTGACCCTTATCAGATTAACCGTATGAAAACCCACAGTCCTTCTCACACCGTTTCATCTGTCACTCCTTATATCATTCCCGGACAG GTGATTGATGTTCATGGTGTGGCAGAAGTTATGGATTCAGACGACTCTGAATTTCAAAAGGGTGACTTTGTTAAAGGGATTATACATTGGGCTCAATACAGCGTCGTTAAAGCTGGAGAAAGCGCTCTAATGAAGCTAGATACCATGGAATTTCCATTGACATACTATCTCGGAATTTTag GGACGAGTGGCCTCTCTGCCTATGCTGGTTTATTTGATGTCGGAAACGTTAAGGAAGGGGACAATGTGTTTGTATCTGCTGCTTCTGGTTCTGTTGGGAATTTAGTTGGACAATTTGCAAAGCTACAAGGTTGCTATGTTGTTGGTTCTGCTGGTTCTAATCAAAAGGTGGCATTACTAAAAGAGAAGCTTGGATTCGATGAAGCATTCAACTACAACCAACAAAAAGACTTGAAATCAACGTTACCCAT gtactttCCAAATGGAATCGATATCTATTTCGACAATGTGGGTGACGAGATGTTAGAGGCAGTGATTGCAAATATGAACCCATTTGGGAGAGTGGTAGTGTGTGGTGTTATTTCAGAGTACACAAAATCGACAAAAGGAAAAGGAGGTACCATAAACATGATGGATATTGTGTACAAAAGAATCAAGATCCAAGGCTTTTTAGTCTCCGATTATTTGAATGTTTTCCAAGATTTTAAATCCAAGACCGCCGGTTACCTTCGCTCTGGTGAGATGAAGGCCGTCGAAGACATATCAGAGGGTCTCCACAACATTCCCTCTGCTTTCATTGGACTCTTCCATGGCAATAATATTGGGAAGAAGATTGTCAAACTTGCTTAG